In one window of Pseudochaenichthys georgianus chromosome 5, fPseGeo1.2, whole genome shotgun sequence DNA:
- the srpk1b gene encoding SRSF protein kinase 1b isoform X2 produces MGIRASCRPEPHGRGGGSQSGQADSPLPEQDEEILGSDDDEQEDPNDYCRGGYHHVKIGDLFHGRYHVIRKLGWGHFSTVWLAWDIQEKCFVAMKVVKSAEHYTETALDEIKLLKSVRNTDPSDPSREKVVQLLDDFKISGMNGTHVCMVFEVLGYHLLKWIIKSNYQGLPLPCVKSIIRQVLQGLDYLHTKCKIIHTDIKPENILLTVNEPYIKKMAAEATQWQKTGAAPPSGSAVSTAPAPKPVAKMSKNKKKKMKKKQRKQAEILEKRIQEMEGGAAEGEEEEEDEETTTEATEDTTSTATLSMSATLQDIANHAHSDPTPEEQMPNVNERRDNATKEESGMEVNCNGHASAAESEASVEERGAEQAKEQEDQQNANQAERSTETPDTLSNKEEHQTCNGSAEGPDQQQPASPSPDSVTVELKEGGDDEEEEEEEEKKKEEEKMDTQGEDTKRVEEDEDSQDGSSGNMLVNPLDPLNSDKLQVKIADLGNACWVHKHFTDDIQTRQYRSLEVLTGAGYSTPADIWSTACMAFELATGDYLFEPHSGEDYSRDEDHIALIIELLGKVPRKLILAGKYSKEFFTKKGDLRHITKLKPWGLMEVLVEKYEWSKDEAHTFSSFLLPMLDLVPERRATAAQCLAHAWLTC; encoded by the exons ACCAGAGCCTCATGGTCGGGGAGGCGGCTCTCAGTCGGGCCAGGCGGACTCCCCCCTCCCAGAGCAGGACGAGGAGATCCTGGGCTCTGATGACGATGAGCAGGAAGACCCCAATGACTACTGCAGAG GTGGATATCACCATGTGAAGATTGGAGATTTGTTTCACGGGAGATACCATGTGATCCGCAAACTGGGCTGGGGGCACTTCTCCACCGTCTGGCTGGCCTGGGACATCCA ggaGAAGTGCTTTGTGGCGATGAAAGTGGTGAAAAGTGCCGAACAttacacagagacagctctggacGAGATCAAGCTGCTCAAATCT gTGAGAAACACAGATCCCAGTGACCCCAGCAGAGAGAAAGTGGTGCAGCTTCTTGACGACTTCAAAATTTCCGGCATGAATGGCACTC ATGTGTGCATGGTATTTGAGGTTCTGGGTTATCACCTACTGAAGTGGATCATCAAGTCTAATTACCAAGGCCTGCCCCTACCCTGTGTTAAAAGCATCATAAGACAG GTTCTTCAGGGATTAGACTACCTCCACACCAAGTGTAAGATCATCCACACAGACATCAAACCAGAGAACATTCTACTGACTGTCAACGAGCCCTACATCAAGAAAATGGCTGCTGAAGCTACGCAGTGGCAGAAGACCGGCGCTGCCCCCCCCTCAGGCTCTGCAG TGAGTACAGCCCCCGCACCCAAACCA GTTGCCAAAATGTCCAAAAAcaaaaagaagaagatgaagaagaagcaGCGGAAGCAGGCAGAGATTCTGGAGAAGAGGATCCAGGAGATGGAGGGAGGCGCGGctgaaggagaagaggaggaggaggatgaggagacgACGACAGAGGCCACTGAAGACACGACTTCCACAGCCACCCTCTCCATGTCTGCCACGCTGCAGGACATCGCTAACCATGCCCACTCAG ACCCCACTCCCGAGGAGCAGATGCCAAACGTAAATGAGAGGAGAGACAATGCGACCAAGGAGGAGAGCGGGATGGAGGTGAACTGTAACGGCCACGCCTCGGCAGCAGAGAGCGAAGCCAGTGTGGAGGAGCGAGGGGCCGAGCAGGCGAAGGAGCAGGAGGACCAACAGAATGCTAACCAAGCAGAAAGGAGCACAGAGACCCCGGACACGTTAAGTAACAAAGAGGAGCATCAGACCTGTAACGGCTCAGCCGAGGGTCCCGACCAGCAGCAGCCCGCCTCCCCCAGCCCCGACTCCGTCACCGTGGAGCTGAAGGAGGGAGGCGAcgacgaagaggaggaggaggaggaggagaagaagaaggaggaggagaagatggacaCTCAGGGGGAGGACACCAAAAGAGTGGAGGAAGACGAAGACAGCCAGGATG GATCATCAGGCAATATGTTAGTAAACCCCCTGGACCCTCTTAACTCTGACAAGCTGCAGGTTAAGATCGCTGACCTCGGCAACGCCTGCTGGGTG CACAAACATTTCACCGATGACATCCAGACACGGCAGTATCGCTCTCTGGAGGTGCTGACGGGAGCCGGCTACAGCACACCAGCTGACATCTGGAGCACAGCCTGcatg GCCTTTGAGCTGGCGACTGGAGATTACCTGTTTGAGCCCCACTCTGGAGAAGACTACTCGCGAGATGAAG ATCACATAGCGCTCATCATCGAGCTGCTCGGTAAAGTTCCCAGGAAGCTGATCTTAGCGGGCAAATACTCCAAGGAGTTTTTCACCAAGAAAG GCGACCTGCGGCACATCACCAAGCTGAAGCCGTGGGGTTTAATGGAGGTGTTGGTAGAGAAGTACGAGTGGTCCAAAGACGAGGCGCACACCTTCAGCAGCTTCCTGCTGCCCATGCTGGACCtggtgccggagaggagggCCACGGCGGCCCAGTGCCTCGCCCACGCCTGGCTCACATGCTAG
- the srpk1b gene encoding SRSF protein kinase 1b isoform X1, with translation MERKVLAMQSRKKRTKPRKPGKKPEPHGRGGGSQSGQADSPLPEQDEEILGSDDDEQEDPNDYCRGGYHHVKIGDLFHGRYHVIRKLGWGHFSTVWLAWDIQEKCFVAMKVVKSAEHYTETALDEIKLLKSVRNTDPSDPSREKVVQLLDDFKISGMNGTHVCMVFEVLGYHLLKWIIKSNYQGLPLPCVKSIIRQVLQGLDYLHTKCKIIHTDIKPENILLTVNEPYIKKMAAEATQWQKTGAAPPSGSAVSTAPAPKPVAKMSKNKKKKMKKKQRKQAEILEKRIQEMEGGAAEGEEEEEDEETTTEATEDTTSTATLSMSATLQDIANHAHSDPTPEEQMPNVNERRDNATKEESGMEVNCNGHASAAESEASVEERGAEQAKEQEDQQNANQAERSTETPDTLSNKEEHQTCNGSAEGPDQQQPASPSPDSVTVELKEGGDDEEEEEEEEKKKEEEKMDTQGEDTKRVEEDEDSQDGSSGNMLVNPLDPLNSDKLQVKIADLGNACWVHKHFTDDIQTRQYRSLEVLTGAGYSTPADIWSTACMAFELATGDYLFEPHSGEDYSRDEDHIALIIELLGKVPRKLILAGKYSKEFFTKKGDLRHITKLKPWGLMEVLVEKYEWSKDEAHTFSSFLLPMLDLVPERRATAAQCLAHAWLTC, from the exons ACCAGAGCCTCATGGTCGGGGAGGCGGCTCTCAGTCGGGCCAGGCGGACTCCCCCCTCCCAGAGCAGGACGAGGAGATCCTGGGCTCTGATGACGATGAGCAGGAAGACCCCAATGACTACTGCAGAG GTGGATATCACCATGTGAAGATTGGAGATTTGTTTCACGGGAGATACCATGTGATCCGCAAACTGGGCTGGGGGCACTTCTCCACCGTCTGGCTGGCCTGGGACATCCA ggaGAAGTGCTTTGTGGCGATGAAAGTGGTGAAAAGTGCCGAACAttacacagagacagctctggacGAGATCAAGCTGCTCAAATCT gTGAGAAACACAGATCCCAGTGACCCCAGCAGAGAGAAAGTGGTGCAGCTTCTTGACGACTTCAAAATTTCCGGCATGAATGGCACTC ATGTGTGCATGGTATTTGAGGTTCTGGGTTATCACCTACTGAAGTGGATCATCAAGTCTAATTACCAAGGCCTGCCCCTACCCTGTGTTAAAAGCATCATAAGACAG GTTCTTCAGGGATTAGACTACCTCCACACCAAGTGTAAGATCATCCACACAGACATCAAACCAGAGAACATTCTACTGACTGTCAACGAGCCCTACATCAAGAAAATGGCTGCTGAAGCTACGCAGTGGCAGAAGACCGGCGCTGCCCCCCCCTCAGGCTCTGCAG TGAGTACAGCCCCCGCACCCAAACCA GTTGCCAAAATGTCCAAAAAcaaaaagaagaagatgaagaagaagcaGCGGAAGCAGGCAGAGATTCTGGAGAAGAGGATCCAGGAGATGGAGGGAGGCGCGGctgaaggagaagaggaggaggaggatgaggagacgACGACAGAGGCCACTGAAGACACGACTTCCACAGCCACCCTCTCCATGTCTGCCACGCTGCAGGACATCGCTAACCATGCCCACTCAG ACCCCACTCCCGAGGAGCAGATGCCAAACGTAAATGAGAGGAGAGACAATGCGACCAAGGAGGAGAGCGGGATGGAGGTGAACTGTAACGGCCACGCCTCGGCAGCAGAGAGCGAAGCCAGTGTGGAGGAGCGAGGGGCCGAGCAGGCGAAGGAGCAGGAGGACCAACAGAATGCTAACCAAGCAGAAAGGAGCACAGAGACCCCGGACACGTTAAGTAACAAAGAGGAGCATCAGACCTGTAACGGCTCAGCCGAGGGTCCCGACCAGCAGCAGCCCGCCTCCCCCAGCCCCGACTCCGTCACCGTGGAGCTGAAGGAGGGAGGCGAcgacgaagaggaggaggaggaggaggagaagaagaaggaggaggagaagatggacaCTCAGGGGGAGGACACCAAAAGAGTGGAGGAAGACGAAGACAGCCAGGATG GATCATCAGGCAATATGTTAGTAAACCCCCTGGACCCTCTTAACTCTGACAAGCTGCAGGTTAAGATCGCTGACCTCGGCAACGCCTGCTGGGTG CACAAACATTTCACCGATGACATCCAGACACGGCAGTATCGCTCTCTGGAGGTGCTGACGGGAGCCGGCTACAGCACACCAGCTGACATCTGGAGCACAGCCTGcatg GCCTTTGAGCTGGCGACTGGAGATTACCTGTTTGAGCCCCACTCTGGAGAAGACTACTCGCGAGATGAAG ATCACATAGCGCTCATCATCGAGCTGCTCGGTAAAGTTCCCAGGAAGCTGATCTTAGCGGGCAAATACTCCAAGGAGTTTTTCACCAAGAAAG GCGACCTGCGGCACATCACCAAGCTGAAGCCGTGGGGTTTAATGGAGGTGTTGGTAGAGAAGTACGAGTGGTCCAAAGACGAGGCGCACACCTTCAGCAGCTTCCTGCTGCCCATGCTGGACCtggtgccggagaggagggCCACGGCGGCCCAGTGCCTCGCCCACGCCTGGCTCACATGCTAG
- the lhfpl5a gene encoding LHFPL tetraspan subfamily member 5 protein translates to MLPAVEAAKIYHTNYVRNARAVGVLWQVFTITFAVITVVVFIQPYWIGDSVHTPQAGYFGLFHYCIGNALTSELTCKGSAMDFGSIPSGAFKTAMFFVGISTLLVVGSIVCFSLFFFCNAGSVYKICAWMQLASSTCMVIGCMIYPDGWDSEAVKRMCGQRTDKYTLGNCTVRWAYILAIISIMDSLILSFLAFSLGSRQDKLLPEDFQVEGKDNA, encoded by the exons ATGCTCCCGGCTGTTGAGGCTGCCAAAATCTACCACACCAACTACGTGCGTAACGCCCGGGCCGTGGGGGTGCTGTGGCAGGTGTTCACCATCACCTTCGCCGTCATCACCGTGGTTGTGTTCATACAGCCCTACTGGATCGGGGACAGCGTGCACACGCCGCAGGCCGGATACTTTGGCCTCTTCCACTACTGCATCGGGAACGCGCTCACCTCGGAGCTCACCTGCAAAGGAAGCGCGATGGACTTCGGCTCCATCCCGTCCGGTGCCTTCAAGACCGCCATGTTCTTCGTGGGGATCTCCACGCTGCTGGTGGTGGGCAGCATCGTCTGCTTCagcctcttcttcttctgcaaCGCAGGGAGCGTCTACAAGATCTGCGCCTGGATGCAGCTGGCCTCCA GCACGTGCATGGTGATTGGCTGCATGATCTATCCTGACGGCTGGGACTCGGAAGCGGTGAAGCGCATGTGCGGCCAGCGGACCGATAAATACACTCTGGGCAACTGCACGGTGCGCTGGGCCTACATCCTGGCCATCATCAGCATCATGGACTCCCTCATCCTCTCCTTCCTGGCCTTCAGCCTGGGCAGCCGGCAGGACAAGCTGCTGCCAGAGGACTTCCAGGTGGAGGGGAAAG ATAATGCATAG